The nucleotide sequence CAGAGGGGGGACAGGTGAAAGGGGAAAGGAGAAAGGTGGCCTCCACTCCGCTCACGACAGTTTACGACAGTCACGCGATATCCTCCTAGCGTTATAAATAGAAGGGCAGCGTGCCCGAACTGTTTGTAAAAATTGAATGTTGGTTAGAAAAGCAACACAGTCAATCACTCAGGCATACTGACAAGATAAGCACCgtgaaaaaatgttaaatagaTCCTAAAAGATTCGGAAAATTATTCGGCTTTAAAGGGAACGTATTATGATCACAATTTATCACCTAGTAAACTCCGAAATTTACTCAAAGCAACAGAAATACTGGACACAACTTGGAAGGtaatacctcgttgagcttgtaaaaagttgtatttttgtccttttttttaagaagGGAATGAAACCCCTTAGAAAAAAACTTGGCCACTTGGGTTAAAAGTGATGTGAATTATTAGTTGGGATCCTTAGCTATTCAAAACCGTTGTTACATTTCGTTACATTTTTCCTAAGTTGCTAGGAAAATTCGTCCAAAAATTCATATGTATTGCCAAAATCACGAAATATTTTGGCAAAAACAATACAAGAGAAGTTCTGAACATCCATAGATTGTCTTACCTCGttaaaatcgaaataaaattCACAATCGATTCACATTCCAAtattttttccgattattttCGCATAAAAATGTGAAAAGGGCGAAAATTgtcaacaaaaaataatacaaaatcaCCATGTTTGCCACTGTTTTTGTAAAGGTGGTCACTAATTGGACAGTCATTCCTCtgaaaaatgttatattatatgtataaataaaaaacggACTAGTTTTTCCTGACGCATTTTAACGTAGAAGTTAGAAAATTTTACTGGAATTTATTACACGCTTAATAATTCTCTGAAAAGTCATAGAAAAAGTTTAAAGAAACTTTTTAGGACCTTAAATTAGTGTCTTGTCAAAGGGGGACCTGATTTTTCTGAGTGAGTGGGCAGATAGGCGAAAAATAAGGAGGTGTGGGAGCAGCAGGAAATTAGCACAAACTATGCCGCAAGAAAAGTTAGTTGCGAAGCCTAATAAGCGGCGCCCATGGACTAGGACTATGAGTCCTGGCCATACCCCACAACCATCATCCGCCCTGTTGGCCGACGATTTGCCAACGTTTTCACTTTCACATTTGCGTGATGCCGCTGACGTCGCTGCCTCtgtcgacgtcgctgtcgtCGCATTGCGAATTCCTGGCAGCAGCGGGCAAAGTTTTAGCATACTTTTCGGCGGCGGCGACAGTATTTTTTGTGCACTTGACATGTTTTGACACGCTCCACGCTCGTTGCTCCTTCCAAAATCCTTTGGCGCAAAGGGAAGAGAAGGAGGTCCTGCGCCTGCCAGGACGAAGCATGTTCGCCTTGCCGCTGGAGTTCGATATTGTTTTGCGCGCCAAAAATGCTAGCGATAATCTGGTGAGCCAACTAACAATTACCACACCTGCCCTGGCAACTCACCACGTTGCCCAGGACAACGGCTATGGCTAGCAACCCTTCCAGTCAGGACCTTCTAGCAGGACCTTTCCAGGCGACGCTTTCCGTTTGTTTACCTGCGCGGCGTGTTGCTTTAGTTACTGACCAACAGCCGTTCGCAAAAGGCCATTTTTCCACGCTTGTTTTTTCATTTCTCTCTCACTGTTTGCAATAATTTCTGCATGATTAACGCGAGAATatgttaaattattaattggcCGGCCGGCGTGTTTTGCATTTAACGTCCAGCCGGAGGTGTGATGCGTTTGGAAAAAGTAATTGCTTTCGCCCCGCCAATCAGCCACTCGACACACGCACAAAAGGCCGGCTGACAACCCAACGAAACAACCACCAATAAATAAACAACACTACACTCCACtcgatatatatatacatggCATTTACCATATACTTTCACCAAAATATTTGCTGGCAATTAAGCCGGAGACTGTGAGAATTACGCGATCCATCAAACGTTGCCCGTGGGCGGCGGCAGTGGGCGGGGCTGGTATGTTGCCGTGATGCAAATTGATGCAATATGCAAATGGcattttaattagtttattaATCGGCTGCGGCCTCAACTCAGCAGGTGCAATCGCCTGCCCATAATTTTCCGGCGGGCGAAGTAATTAATTTTTGAACCCTCTTTTAACTGGATTTTTCtcgtatttttttgtttttgtagcCCCAATTGCTGCGGCAGCGGGACCGAAGTCATCGCAACGCGCTGCACTATTGTGCCGCGCAGGACGTCGATCGGAGCAAGGACCTCGTGGCGGCCGCCAGCATCGCGATCGCAGCCCCCGAGCTGCTGGAGTCGGCGGACGAGGATGGCTTCACCCCGCTCCACCTGGCCGTTATCCAGGGCAACCTGGCCATGGTCAACCTGCTGCTGGCCAACAAGGCGGACGTGAATGCGGTGGACAACGAGGGCCACTCGGTGGTGCACTGGGCCACGGGTGAGTGTGCGGATGGCAAGCAGTACAGTGGAGCTTCCTTAACAAAAATCATTCTATCccaccaaaaaaataaatattttatgagaTGGAATCGATATTATTTGAAGTTCCTACCACAAACTAATTGATCTCTAAGACTTTGATTATTAGAATTAGTCTATAGACAACGGattatttataaaacagcATTCCTAACATTCGATGTATGCTTAagcatttttattattataaaaaaaatgaatatttgTGTACAATGAGAGTTTGCTTAGAATCGAATGTTAACAATAAGTTTCTAGaatacgtttttataatcCAATGTCTAATAATCCTCTGTAGCCACTGTAATCCTGTTTTTTGTAcaattttattgatttaataACTTCTTTTATTTGGTCACCTAAAagcaaacaatttttatttaatctatagttttgtttgcattAAACCAGCCAAATAGAGAGCTAAATTAATTACATttgcaaataaaatataaactatTTGTTTAGGTCCGCAAGCACTTTCCAATCAATTAAAGCCATAAAAGCTGTGTGTATACATGGTCTAGAAAAGTTTTAATTAATTGAAGTGTACTGTGATTAACTAATTAATATGATTAATTTGTGCTGACTGCGGGTGATAGAGGAATCAATTTAGTTTTAAGTagattaataaaaaaaaacatatatgcAAATTAGTAATATGCGTTAATTAatgaaaaatataatttaataaaattaaatttaatttgtattatttatgaATCCTTTTCAGTATGCGGTGAGGTGGAGTCCTTGCGAGCGGTCCTGGCGGCAGGAGCAAGTGTGGCCAAGCCGGACGCCAATGGAGGTACTCCGCTGCACTATGCCGCCCAGATGTGCGGAGCCAGTCACGATAGCAAGCAGCAGGCCAGTTCCAGCACCAGTTCCAGGCTCTCCTTGGAGATCCTGGGCATCCTGCTGTCCCATCCCCAGAGCAGTGTGGATGTCCAGGACAAAGATGGTCGGCAGCCGCTTCTTTGGGCCGCCTCCGCAGGATCGGCCAAGGCAGTGATTGCCCTGGTTAAAGCGGGTGCAAGGGTGGAGTCCTCGGACAAGTGAGTTCTTTATATAACCTCTACTATAAACCATATATACATATCCTAATCCTTTCAGGGATGGCCTCACTGCCCTGCATTGTGCTGGTTCCCGGGGACACACCGAATGCATTGACACCCTAATAGGCCTTTGTGGTGCCCCCACTGATCTCATCGACTCCAATGGCTGCACAGCCCTACATTATGCCGTGACTTTGGGTCATGCAGATGCCACAGCCAGATTGTTGGACCTGGAGGCGGATCCCAATCGTCAGGATCGCAAGGGACGCACACCAGCCCATTGCGGCTGCTCCAAAGGACAATTTGAGACATTGAAGTTGCTAAAGGATCGCGGTGCAAATCTCTGGCTGCGCAATGCCAAGGGGGATCTCCCACTTCATGAGGCCGCTGCCTCTGGCAGAAGGGAGCTCCTGGAGTGGCTCCTCAACCAACGCCCCAAACAGGTGAACACCACTAGCAATGATGGACGTAGCCTTCTGCACATTGCGGCTGCTAATGATTACACGGATATGTGTAAACTTCTACTGGATTACGGAGCAGATGTGAATGCCGTGTATAGGAATTCCAGAGGTTTGGTCCTGACACCACTAGATGGAGCTTTGCAAAGGGGTCACCGCTCCACGGCCAAGTTCCTTCAGGCCAATGGGGGTCAACCGGCCAATAAAGTAAGATTGTCGAGCAGAAGGGTTGGAAATCCCTTCCATGAAACCAATGCCACGGATATGGTGAGACCTCTGAAGTATGTGGAGAAGGAGGAACTGCATGATCTGCGTAGCTCCAAGAAGTATGTGGTTTACCTAAAGCGCTCCGATTCGGATAATGGGAATGGCAATGGTAATGGTAAGGCGGAGGAACCCGATCCTGGGGACTGCAGCTGTTCGGAGCAGACTTACCGCAAGGAGCAGCGTATGAGGCACGTTTGCCGGCGACACAAGAGGAGGCAACTAAGGAGGCGGACCAGCAGTTGTGGCGAATCCAAGCACGAGCGATGCAGTGAAATCTGCCGCTCCAAGAGCAACATCGAGATTCGGAGGAGGAAATCCCGCGAGCGGTACGCCAGCTCCAGTGAGtgggaggaggaggacgatgAGGAGGACTCCTGCGAAAACTGCTGCTACCACAAAAGGCAAAAAGATCGAGTGGTTTCCCGTAAGCGATCCACTTCCTCCAGGAAGTCAAAAAACCGAGAAGATAGCGACGAGGAGAATCATACAGCCAACTCTTCGCCGGAGAAGGGTTCGCGGAAACCTCTGACCGTTAATGGGGATCATCAGGCTAGGAGCTCCAGTGCAAAGGAGCCACCCCCATCTTCGCCCACCAAGGAAGGCACCTTCATCAAGTCACCAACCCAAAGCGCCAAGAGTGAGCAAACCGCTCCAATGGACAATCTTCTGGTGGAGGAATCCCATGCAGTGGAACTAACAGATGAAGAACAGGAGGCTGCCAAGTCGGTGGTGACACAGGTGGACGTTCATCATGATGCCGAGGAGAATCAGACTTCCAAATCTTCCGAGGAGCAACCAGCTGTAGAGGAAAATGTTAAGGAGAAGGAAGAAGCTAAGCTGCAGCTGAGTGAAGAGGAAACCCAGTTGTTGTCCAAGGAAGTGGAGCAGGTGATCAAGATAGCAGCCACTGCGCTAAGCAGCGAGTCCAAGAGTTCCTCCAGTGAGGAGAAGCCAGAGGAGAAAGAGCTTCCCAAAGAAAGTGAAGAACCTGCAATGGAAAAACCTGAAGAGGTTGCTAAGGAATCCTCAAAGCCTCCAACCCCCAATGCGCCACCACCCTCTAAGCCTGCCACGCCTCCACCACAACCAAAAGAGGGGGCTGGAGGAGAGAAACCACAGCCAAATGCCAACACTGCCGAAGGGGTTGAATCTGTGGCTTCAGAGCCACCTTCTGATGGCAAAAAAACCGAGCAGATTGAGCAGGCTGAAGCCAAACCGAAACCAAATAGCAATCCTAGTCCAACACCCACTCCGCAACCCACTCCTCCACCCACCGCTCCCCCTGCAGAGCCGAAAAAGCCGCCAACCGCACCACAGCCACGCCCATCCACAGCCCAAACGCCCACCTCCCAGCCGAAGGAGCCACCGCAAAGGGAACAGGAGACGAGGCGCTCCTTCACACTCCTGGCCTCCGATTCGGCGGACGATGACCCAGTTCCCATTCCGAATTCCAATCCTCCAGCTTCAGCTTCCGATGAGCCAGCCATCGAGCGGAAATCGAGCTTCCAAGTGCTGAAAAGCGATGACTCCCTGGATGAGAATGGCAAGAGACCTGGTCGCAAGGTCGACTACGACCAAGCAGGCAATCAAGTCTTTCAGGTGGTGAGCGAGGGGGCATCTGCGGTCCAGTTGCCCAGTGCCTCGGAGCTGGAGAAGATGGAGTATGACTATGAGGAGTACGATGAAGagtacgatgatgatgatagGGATGGTATGGATCCAGAGCATGATAGTGCCTTGCGACGCTTTCTCAGCAGCGGAAATCGACATGGAGTTGGAAGTTCTGGAGCTGGAGCAGGAGGATTGGGTGGAGCAGCCGCAGCTGGAGGATCCATTGCAGATGACACATCAGAGGGGATGGGTAATGGAAGGAAAAGGCGTCTTAAAAAGCGCGTGCGCAGCGGCAACAAAACGCGCAGCAATTGGAAAAACTCTCAGGACTCACGCGATGGCAGCAACATGGCTTTGGCCACCACTAAGGATCAGGACTCGGGCTTTGAGCCCAGTCCTCGGGCGGAGCGCAGCAAGATACCCACTCTGCGGTCCGCCCACACTGCCCACATGCCGCGTCGACCCATCTACGCCACTTTGGATGGAAGATCCTGCAGCAGCAGGATGGAGAACCGCAAGCCAGGCGATAAGGGAGCCTGCGACATGGGAGCCGTCACCAGGTCCATACAGCGCAACATCAGGAGGTGAGTAAACTAaaggaaaattgaaaaattattaaaaaggtcataaaaataCCTTGGGTTTTATAATGAAGATATCTACAAGTATGCAACAACATACTGTGAATACAGTAGTCCAATAAATTCCTTTTAAAAGGGGACCTAATACATCGACATAACAAGTAATTTATCAATTCTAGTGTCTTATGTGCCATCCTGTAATAGGATTTTAGTCAGCAGAGCTCTAAGAGAAAGCTTATACGTCATTAAAAAATGCCACCGAAAGCACTGGTcttaaaatcattttaaaagagcttaaaagtatgcaacaataaatGTAAGACCCAAAAGCCTGACGAAACCATTCCGTTCCatttttattgcatactttttgacaGCATTATGAAGCATTTAGAAACTTGTGATTTCTGTGACAACTTTTTTAAAGCCTTTGGCCATCAGCAACAGACTTGATGCAATTTTACATTAAGCCCTCGAAATGTGTCCCTTTTTAGATTTACAAAATTCCTGAAAAATATGTATCGAATCGATTTATGCAAATGGTGATGGTAAACTTATAAATTATCCGATTTTTCCCCCGTGCTCGAGGAAGCGGGACAGATTGGCCGTGATTGTGGGGAGTTGCGAGCCCCGGAGAGTTGATGGCGGGATTCATTCATTTAAATTAATCTCCAGGCAGTTAGTGGCGCCAGCGACGCTGCCTTTTTGGCCGTAGATTTATTTACTTGATGCTTGATTTTAATCAACTTGAATGTCCCACTGCCACTGAACCTCCTCGCATTATATCACGCGCGCACTTCAGCTCCGCAGTTGCGGTATCCCCTTAATGTAATCAAACTGGACGAAGCCGGCCGCCTTAAAGTTAATTTAGCCAGGGATTTAATAGCCTGGACGGCATTTCTcatttcttttcttggcttctctggttttttcttcttttttttttgggctgGCGGTTGCTCCATTGTTGCACTGGTCAGCAAATAAATTGCCCAGCTTCCGTTCGCCATAAAATGTAGCgctttaaagttattataaTGCGGTTAAAGGCAATAAACGCGGCATTAATGTTCATTTACCGTGTACTTGAGCATGAACTATGAATTCATAAGGATTAACTGCAAGGACAACAGGTGCACAGTGGTCCCTTTTTGACACATTTATTGGTGACAACTTATTTTTCTACTCCCCATTTGTCTGCTTAATTACCAAAAGAATAAAGAAGAAATGCCCCCAAACGTAACTCATAATTAGGTCAAGTCCAGCACTGCCCTAATATCCTGGCTGATTTATTCCACTGCCCTCGAATGCCCCGAAAATCTCGTCCGCTACCAAACCTCGCTTGTCATTAGCCGAAATGCTCATTTCCGGCAAAGAGTTGCGCATTTTAATTAGCTGCACAGAATCCTGGGGGGGGTGAAAGTGGCAAAGAGAAAGTGGTGAAAATGGTGGGGCGGGATGGCTGCCCACCTGCTGTGGGATATTTTGTTTATGCAGAAACTTGaacaaaatatgaaaattagCCGCAAGCAGGCAGTCGTACCCGCTGTCTGAAAGCAAAGTCTTTGGCTCCGTTTACAACTCGCTAATGCTAATTGTAAATGGAATTAGTGCAGATTAGCAAGGGCATTTTTAGAGGTCCTCGAAGGCAGGGACGATTACCATTTGTGTTCGCTCTTCGTTTGCCGGCTTGTTTCCGGAAAATCCTTTTGTGCCACCCCCTGGGGGATTTTCCCCCCGGCCATATCCCCAGCCCTCTAAACTCACACTAGCAAATGGAAAGTGGAAACCTCGTGTGGctctaatttaattttgtcatTCCTTGCTGGTGAATCGCGCAGATCGATGGCCCTAAGCTGTTGCTCAAACTTAAAAGtcaattgtatttatttatggtATTTGCATAAGCCGGGGCCCGCAAAACTTAATTAAAAAGCATAAGCTGacttttattaattttgcTAATCTGCCTTGTAGCCCATGAATAAATTTGCAAACATTCACCGacaaagaaaaacaaaacaaaacaataacgTAACGAAAACAGAAGCGAATTCTCCGGCCGGCGAGCGCATTTCATAAATAATTCTTTCCACTTGactaatgaaaatatttaactcGGCTGTTTGCATAAGCCAAAGGAAGAGGAGAGCTGGATGCCAAAACCAGGAGAAGTCAGAAGAAACCAGCAGAAACCAGAGGCGCGATTGCGCCATGTTAAGGTTTCGACAAATAcgcggcgtatacgcaatgtaCGCAAAACCGAAAGTCAAACAAGTGTCTTGCTCAGCAACTTTCCGAACAAGTTCCTCAACAAGTCGACGGGGGTGAGTCAATTAATTCCCGAAGAATATACGCTCGACGGCATTGGTGTGGGCGAAAATCCAAATAGAATTCACCCGgcaaagtaaaaaaaaatgctaaaaaaaataagtaaaaagtGAATCCATAGCTCCCAGTCGAATACTTTTTGCGGAGTGGAAGTTTTGCAGGGGGTGTCGACCAGGAAAATACCATGAAAAGTGTGTAAATAGagactttattttatttcgtattttttttttcattttatttttgcattcGCACGCTTTCACACCGGTGGACCCGGATCCGGgcaactttattttattttttgtttcctCGTTTTGGCTCCGAAGAGATTAAAATTTTATCTGACgcataaattaaacaaataacttACGAGTTGGGGTGTCCCAGCAGCACAGGTGAGATTTGGGATTTTTAATGTGCGCTCACGTAATTGACGTTGTTAAATATTTGGATTTCGTTTttcgtttccgaccccaagTTTATCTGTTGTCCTTGGGCctgattttccttttttttttggaccgtGCGTGACAGGATTAGGCATATTTGTTGACCCACTTTAAAATGTTGATACTGATAGTTGCTATACCAAAAAATTCATTTAACTTTGAGCGATTAGTTTAAGCCTTAACCTAGCATCTTGGTTTTCTGGGTCTTCTGGGTTTTTCCCCGGAAATTTCAGCCAACCACTTGGCCAAGTTTCAAGCACGGGCTCAGAAATATAGCCATAATGAAAAATGAAGCGGTAAAGTTTTCGTTGGCCGCAGACTTTTCGCGAATTCTTTGGGGGTGTGCGACTTTGTCAACACTTTTGGAGGCCATCGATTTTCCAGAAAGTACTAGATAGATATAGGAATGCAGGTATGCAGGACACGATTCTCTGGGTGTTTCTGGCCCAGCCATTAACACTTGGCAAAAGGTTCTCCCAGAGCTTTTGTGTGTTGCTTGTGCGGCACAAATTGCCGGCGGGCTGGACTCGTCGTTGTTGCAACTTGTGCAGCGCTTAATTTCTTTGCATTTTGTTGTCGTTGTCAGCGCTGGGGAAAAGTGAAAACTGCGCCTACTCACTGCCGGTGATGGTGGTGCTGACTTTGCCGCCGGCGGGTTTTCCACTTCATCCACTTTGGCGCTGCGTGCACTTTTTGCCTGTCACATTTGTGTCGCAAACAGGAAGAGCTGGGTGGTGGCTaggtggttgggtggttgggtggtttcCAAGGTGGTTGGGTGGCCTGTCACTCAGTGGGTCGCTGCAAGCGTTGGCAGTGGAAAAATGTGCCACACAAAATCAACGCGCACaagaaaatgaaatgaaagtTGTACTAGGCGAACGTAGAGCGGAAACGGAAATCAGTAGCAGTAGTGAAAAGTGGGCGGTGGTGGGTGTTGGCtcgcagaaaataaaaaaaaagaaaaggaaatatGCCAAGGACAGTATTGCAAAAAGTATTTGCACAAAGCGAAAGACTTGCAAAGAACTCAAGCGCAACCGAATGGAGCCAAAAGCGAGGCGTAAAATTGAAAAGCGCTTCGGCAAACAAGTGATGGTGATGATGgccatgatgatgatgatggtaaGATGGCCATAGCCGCGATAAGGAGGGCCATGATGATAAAGATGACCACCACTGGTGGGGCAGCAAAGCAAGCGGAAGAACGATGGACCGCTTTGAAGTCGCGCTGCGGGATTCCTTCTTGGCCCCTTGGCCAATTTATTACGCAGCTTTTGGCTCTCAAGGATTCTTACCTATTTATTACCTGCCTCTCTAGCTCCGACCcaccatccatccatccatccatctaTCCGGCTAGCATCCATCCCACGAGCAATGAACTTTTGTTTCAAAGTCAAATTGTTTTGCATAATTTCGCGCTGCGCAGCCAAGTGGCGAGCAGTGTCAAGCGGTCTCCTTCTCCTGGGTAAACAATTTTCGAAAAACGCCGCTCCAGCCCGGCTTTTTTGCACACCAAGTGCCCTCGACAAATTTGCTTAGTTTTTTCGGTGAATGCACCTCcactgccgctgctgctgcttttgctTCTGCTCAGCAAAAAGCAGAAAGCACAAGCAGAAAGCAAAAGGCTCGGACGTCATTCGTTGATTTAGAAGAGTCGCTGGCCCGCAGCCGAGTTAAGGGAGCAACTTTGAAGGGTCACCGAGATGCATATCCTTATCCTCAATCTTAAACCGCTTAAAGCCCTGTTTGcctaatttttaataaaatttctAATAACATTTTATGGCTCAGAGGGTGCCGTTGGCGGCTTTAATTTGACTCGCTTCTCTTCTCTGGGCCATTCTCAATTATTAATAGAATTTTTTCCGCGTACGCACTTTagtatttttgaaattttaataACATGATGCCTTTTATTGCGCTTGTAGCTGGTAGTAAGAGCAGAAAGGAGGTCCTTTTTGTGAGCGGAAACAGCAGGGAACAGAGCTTTTGTTTGACTCGCGAAATATCAAAATGACAATTTACGTACATTTGCTAACATTTATTTTGCAAGGCCCTGGCAAAGTTATTTCGCGGATGATGGGGACAAAGAAAAGCTGCTTTTTTCTCTATCTTCTTTTGTTTATATGATATCATACATCCCCACAGATATTATATGGAACGCAAGATCTTCCAGCATCTGCTGGAGCTCAAATCGCTACAGATTCGCTCCAGTAAATTGAACGAGGCGGTGCTGGTAAAGCGGGCAGTGGATGACTACCACAAGTCCTGCGTCCTTTTGGGCGGTGAAACGGGTACCCGACTCAGGCGCTACAACTTCAGCGAGTACACATTCAAGAACTTCGAGCTCTTCCTCTACGAGACGCTCAAGGGACTCCAACGACCGGGCACCAACAACTTCCAGAACATCAACGAGGTGTACGAGGAGGTAAGGACCATGATTAAGTGACGCCGCTCCTCCAAGTGGCTCATCCGGTTTTATCCCATTTCGCAGGCGGAGCGCCGGCTAAGTCCGGATTACAATGCCTACGAGAAGGCGCTGCAGTGCACCACCAAGACGCACCGATGCCTCCATGCGGCCCATGCCTACACGGGAATACCCTGCGCCGCTTACAGTAAGTAATATTTTCAGGAagcacacagaaaaaaaattgcGGGGGCTAAAGGAACTCCTCTTAAACAGAGAATTAGGTTAATAAAAAATCAACaataacaatttattttaacaCTTAAAGGAACTCTCTCATATTTAGTTAACTTTTTAAACTACCTCAGTTTTAGATagattctttaaaaaaaaatatataaatacaagGGTAGACTTTTTGGTAAATCTTTGTTCCAAGTATAAACCTAGATTTATTTTTAGAGAGTACTTTTCTTGTTTATGtcagttaaaatttaatttaattttaaacttaTGATGCTTatgttatattattttaaatttgtataaatatattaattatatcCTTGTCTTTTTTCCGGTTTTTAAAAAAGGTTCTACCTGGATGTTCAATTCGTAAAGAGCCattatttgaatttcaattgttttttatacctttttataCGGTTGAGGATTAGTTATTATTTAAGGTTGATAAAAACCTGTTTGACTTGTCAAACAAGCTTTATAGATAAGGAAAAAAATGGACTTTATAATCGGCTTATTTTTTTCTTAGCAAAAAAGTATGGAATTAACAgctttaataaattatttaaatagtAAGAACTTTTTTGggcaaacctttttttttgtgtgccGCGCCTTGCTGCCCCGATTGCTCGAGGGCTTTAAGCGGCTCTGTGCAAGCGTGAAAAATGGCACCAGACAggctttggctttggccaAAAGAGCCAAAGAGTCAAATCGCCC is from Drosophila suzukii chromosome 3, CBGP_Dsuzu_IsoJpt1.0, whole genome shotgun sequence and encodes:
- the LOC118877721 gene encoding uncharacterized protein isoform X2 — its product is MFALPLEFDIVLRAKNASDNLPQLLRQRDRSHRNALHYCAAQDVDRSKDLVAAASIAIAAPELLESADEDGFTPLHLAVIQGNLAMVNLLLANKADVNAVDNEGHSVVHWATVCGEVESLRAVLAAGASVAKPDANGGTPLHYAAQMCGASHDSKQQASSSTSSRLSLEILGILLSHPQSSVDVQDKDGRQPLLWAASAGSAKAVIALVKAGARVESSDKDGLTALHCAGSRGHTECIDTLIGLCGAPTDLIDSNGCTALHYAVTLGHADATARLLDLEADPNRQDRKGRTPAHCGCSKGQFETLKLLKDRGANLWLRNAKGDLPLHEAAASGRRELLEWLLNQRPKQVNTTSNDGRSLLHIAAANDYTDMCKLLLDYGADVNAVYRNSRGLVLTPLDGALQRGHRSTAKFLQANGGQPANKVRLSSRRVGNPFHETNATDMVRPLKYVEKEELHDLRSSKKYVVYLKRSDSDNGNGNGNGKAEEPDPGDCSCSEQTYRKEQRMRHVCRRHKRRQLRRRTSSCGESKHERCSEICRSKSNIEIRRRKSRERYASSSEWEEEDDEEDSCENCCYHKRQKDRVVSRKRSTSSRKSKNREDSDEENHTANSSPEKGSRKPLTVNGDHQARSSSAKEPPPSSPTKEGTFIKSPTQSAKSEQTAPMDNLLVEESHAVELTDEEQEAAKSVVTQVDVHHDAEENQTSKSSEEQPAVEENVKEKEEAKLQLSEEETQLLSKEVEQVIKIAATALSSESKSSSSEEKPEEKELPKESEEPAMEKPEEVAKESSKPPTPNAPPPSKPATPPPQPKEGAGGEKPQPNANTAEGVESVASEPPSDGKKTEQIEQAEAKPKPNSNPSPTPTPQPTPPPTAPPAEPKKPPTAPQPRPSTAQTPTSQPKEPPQREQETRRSFTLLASDSADDDPVPIPNSNPPASASDEPAIERKSSFQVLKSDDSLDENGKRPGRKVDYDQAGNQVFQVVSEGASAVQLPSASELEKMEYDYEEYDEEYDDDDRDGMDPEHDSALRRFLSSGNRHGVGSSGAGAGGLGGAAAAGGSIADDTSEGMGNGRKRRLKKRVRSGNKTRSNWKNSQDSRDGSNMALATTKDQDSGFEPSPRAERSKIPTLRSAHTAHMPRRPIYATLDGRSCSSRMENRKPGDKGACDMGAVTRSIQRNIRRYYMERKIFQHLLELKSLQIRSSKLNEAVLVKRAVDDYHKSCVLLGGETGTRLRRYNFSEYTFKNFELFLYETLKGLQRPGTNNFQNINEVYEEAERRLSPDYNAYEKALQCTTKTHRCLHAAHAYTGIPCAAYIPMMNHHTMPKFGFGSYKKTGSVSSFFLPKILTSGRASSGRAAGGMGGGMGGSASGNRCNHKVALELSHGKNKQLISLPAEKLDSNKRYYVTFTVKDSSGPSAYQQQQQQQ
- the LOC118877721 gene encoding inversin-A isoform X3 — translated: MRLEKPQLLRQRDRSHRNALHYCAAQDVDRSKDLVAAASIAIAAPELLESADEDGFTPLHLAVIQGNLAMVNLLLANKADVNAVDNEGHSVVHWATVCGEVESLRAVLAAGASVAKPDANGGTPLHYAAQMCGASHDSKQQASSSTSSRLSLEILGILLSHPQSSVDVQDKDGRQPLLWAASAGSAKAVIALVKAGARVESSDKDGLTALHCAGSRGHTECIDTLIGLCGAPTDLIDSNGCTALHYAVTLGHADATARLLDLEADPNRQDRKGRTPAHCGCSKGQFETLKLLKDRGANLWLRNAKGDLPLHEAAASGRRELLEWLLNQRPKQVNTTSNDGRSLLHIAAANDYTDMCKLLLDYGADVNAVYRNSRGLVLTPLDGALQRGHRSTAKFLQANGGQPANKVRLSSRRVGNPFHETNATDMVRPLKYVEKEELHDLRSSKKYVVYLKRSDSDNGNGNGNGKAEEPDPGDCSCSEQTYRKEQRMRHVCRRHKRRQLRRRTSSCGESKHERCSEICRSKSNIEIRRRKSRERYASSSEWEEEDDEEDSCENCCYHKRQKDRVVSRKRSTSSRKSKNREDSDEENHTANSSPEKGSRKPLTVNGDHQARSSSAKEPPPSSPTKEGTFIKSPTQSAKSEQTAPMDNLLVEESHAVELTDEEQEAAKSVVTQVDVHHDAEENQTSKSSEEQPAVEENVKEKEEAKLQLSEEETQLLSKEVEQVIKIAATALSSESKSSSSEEKPEEKELPKESEEPAMEKPEEVAKESSKPPTPNAPPPSKPATPPPQPKEGAGGEKPQPNANTAEGVESVASEPPSDGKKTEQIEQAEAKPKPNSNPSPTPTPQPTPPPTAPPAEPKKPPTAPQPRPSTAQTPTSQPKEPPQREQETRRSFTLLASDSADDDPVPIPNSNPPASASDEPAIERKSSFQVLKSDDSLDENGKRPGRKVDYDQAGNQVFQVVSEGASAVQLPSASELEKMEYDYEEYDEEYDDDDRDGMDPEHDSALRRFLSSGNRHGVGSSGAGAGGLGGAAAAGGSIADDTSEGMGNGRKRRLKKRVRSGNKTRSNWKNSQDSRDGSNMALATTKDQDSGFEPSPRAERSKIPTLRSAHTAHMPRRPIYATLDGRSCSSRMENRKPGDKGACDMGAVTRSIQRNIRRYYMERKIFQHLLELKSLQIRSSKLNEAVLVKRAVDDYHKSCVLLGGETGTRLRRYNFSEYTFKNFELFLYETLKGLQRPGTNNFQNINEVYEEAERRLSPDYNAYEKALQCTTKTHRCLHAAHAYTGIPCAAYIPMMNHHTMPKFGFGSYKKTGSVSSFFLPKILTSGRASSGRAAGGMGGGMGGSASGNRCNHKVALELSHGKNKQLISLPAEKLDSNKRYYVTFTVKDSSGPSAYQQQQQQQ